Proteins encoded by one window of Mus musculus strain C57BL/6J chromosome 10, GRCm38.p6 C57BL/6J:
- the Timm13 gene encoding mitochondrial import inner membrane translocase subunit Tim13 encodes MDSGFGSDFGGTGGGKLDPGAIMEQVKVQIAVANAQELLQRMTDKCFRKCIGKPGGSLDNSEQKCIAMCMDRYMDAWNTVSRAYNSRLQRERANM; translated from the exons ATGGACAGCGGCTTCGGCTCGGATTTTGGCGGCACGGGTGGCGGGAAGCTGGACCCGGGGGCCATTATGGAGCAGGTGAAAGTGCAGATCGCCGTGGCCAACGCGCAGGAGCTGCTCCAG AGAATGACGGACAAGTGTTTCCGGAAGTGCATCGGGAAGCCCGGGGGCTCCTTGGATAACTCGGAGCAG AAATGCATCGCCATGTGCATGGACCGCTACATGGACGCCTGGAATACCGTGTCCCGCGCCTACAACTCTCGACTGCAGCGGGAACGAGCCAACATGTGA
- the Lmnb2 gene encoding lamin-B2 isoform 2 (isoform 2 is encoded by transcript variant 2): protein MGESESMRGTGEGCGRDCPEAARPLMETVEGALPELRGRPLREYVKRRPRGLGKTPVEDPVKSEGAVGYPRTWNNHLRVPTREQEVRETRRRHERRLVEVDSSRQQEYDFKMAQALEDLRSQHDEQVRLYRVELEQTYQAKLDNAKLLSDQNDKAAHAAREELKEARMRVESLSYQLLGLQKQASAAENHIHELEEALAGERDKFRKMLDAKEQEMTEVRDAMQQQLAEYQELLDIKLALDMEISAYRKLLEGEEERLKLSPSPSSRITISRATSSSSSSSGVGMSVGQGRGKRRRLETEDTSGSPSRASRVSSGSRLAQQTVATGVVNIDEVDPEGRFVRLKNSSDKDQSLGNWRIKRQVLEGEDIAYKFTPKYVLRAGQTVTVWAAGAGATHSPPSTLVWKSQTNWGPGESFRTALVSADGEEVAVKAAKHSSVQGRENGEEEEEEEAEFGEEDLFHQQGDPRTTSRGCRLM from the exons ATGGGGGAGTCGGAATCCATGAGAGGCACTGGAGAGGGATGCGGGAGGGACTGCCCGGAGGCAGCCCGCCCTTTGATGGAGACCGTGGAGGGAGCTCTGCCGGAGCTCAGAGGGAGGCCTCTGAGGGAGTATGTGAAACGACGTCCGAGGGGGCTTGGGAAGAcccccgtggaggatcctgtgaaGTCAGAGGGGGCTGTGGGGTATCCCAGGACTTGGAACAACCACCTCAGGGTCCCCACAAGAGAGCAG GAGGTACGGGAGACCCGACGGAGGCACGAGCGGCGCTTGGTGGAGGTGGACAGCAGCCGGCAACAGGAATATGACTTCAAGATGGCTCAGGCCCTGGAGGACCTGCGCAGTCAGCACGATGAGCAAGTGCGCCTGTACCGGGTAGAACTGGAGCAGACCTACCAGGCCAAG CTGGACAACGCCAAGCTGCTCTCGGACCAGAATGACAAGGCAGCCCATGCAGCCCGCGAGGAGCTCAAGGAGGCCCGCATGCGCGTGGAGTCCCTCAGCTACCAGCTTTTAGGCCTCCAAAAGCAG GCCAGTGCTGCAGAGAACCACATCCATGAGCTGGAGGAGGCCTTGGCTGGGGAGCGTGACAAGTTCCGCAAGATGCTGGACGCTAAGGAACAGGAGATGACGGAGGTGCGGGACGCCATGCAGCAGCAGCTGGCAGAGTACCAAGAGCTGCTGGACATTAAGCTGGCCCTGGACATGGAGATAAGCGCCTACCGCAAGCTGCTGGAGGGCGAGGAGGAGAG GCTGAAGCTGTCTCCCAGCCCTTCATCACGGATCACCATCTCTCGGGCCACAtcgagcagcagcagcagcagcggggTTGGCATGTCTGTGGGCCAGGGCCGGGGCAAGCGCCGGCGGCTGGAGACTGAGGACACCTCAGGCTCACCCAGCAGGGCTTCCAGAGTGAGCAGCGGCTCCCGCCTGGCTCAGCAGACTGTGGCCACGGGTGTTGTGAACATCGACGAGGTGGACCCAGAGGGCAGGTTCGTGCGCCTTAAGAACTCTTCAGACAAG GACCAGTCTTTGGGGAACTGGAGGATCAAGAGACAGGTTCTGGAGGGTGAGGACATTGCCTACAAGTTCACACCCAAGTATGTCCTGCGGGCCGGCCAGACTGTCACG GTGTGGGCAGCTGGCGCAGGGGCTACCCACAGTCCCCCATCAACCCTTGTGTGGAAAAGCCAGACCAACTGGGGCCCTGGGGAGAGCTTCCGCACTGCCCTGGTCAGTGCCGACGGTGAG GAGGTGGCCGTGAAGGCTGCAAAGCACTCATCTGTCCAGGGGAGGGAGAacggggaagaggaggaagaggaagaggcagaattCGGTGAAGAGGACCTCTTCCACCAGCAG GGGGACCCAAGGACTACCTCAAGGGGCTGCCGACTGATGTGA
- the Lmnb2 gene encoding lamin-B2 isoform 1 (isoform 1 is encoded by transcript variant 1), which translates to MSAPHSGNRGDSPAAATSAMASLPPHAGPATPLSPTRLSRLQEKEELRELNDRLAHYIDRVRALELENDRLLLRISEKEEVTTREVSGIKTLYESELADARRVLDETARERARLQIEIGKVQAELEEARKSAKKREGELTVAQGRVKDLESLFHRSEAELATALSDKQGLETEVAELRAQLAKAEDGHAVAKKQLEKETLMRVDLENRCQSLQEELAFSKSVFEEEVRETRRRHERRLVEVDSSRQQEYDFKMAQALEDLRSQHDEQVRLYRVELEQTYQAKLDNAKLLSDQNDKAAHAAREELKEARMRVESLSYQLLGLQKQASAAENHIHELEEALAGERDKFRKMLDAKEQEMTEVRDAMQQQLAEYQELLDIKLALDMEISAYRKLLEGEEERLKLSPSPSSRITISRATSSSSSSSGVGMSVGQGRGKRRRLETEDTSGSPSRASRVSSGSRLAQQTVATGVVNIDEVDPEGRFVRLKNSSDKDQSLGNWRIKRQVLEGEDIAYKFTPKYVLRAGQTVTVWAAGAGATHSPPSTLVWKSQTNWGPGESFRTALVSADGEEVAVKAAKHSSVQGRENGEEEEEEEAEFGEEDLFHQQGDPRTTSRGCRLM; encoded by the exons ATGAGCGCGCCGCATTCGGGCAACCGAGGTGATTCTCCCGCCGCCGCCACCTCCGCCATGGCGTCTCTGCCGCCCCACGCGGGGCCCGCCACGCCGCTGTCGCCCACGCGTCTGTCTCGGctgcaggagaaggaggagctcCGTGAGCTCAACGACCGCCTGGCACACTACATCGACCGTGTCCGCGCGCTGGAGCTGGAGAATGATAGGTTGCTGCTCCGGATCTCCGAGAAGGAGGAGGTGACCACTCGCGAG GTGAGTGGCATCAAGACCCTGTACGAGTCAGAGCTGGCTGACGCCCGACGGGTACTGGATGAGACGGCCCGTGAACGTGCCCGGCTGCAGATTGAAATTGGAAAGGTGCAGGCTGAGCTAGAGGAGGCCAGGAAGAG TGCCAAGAAGCGGGAAGGTGAGCTCACAGTGGCCCAGGGCCGAGTGAAGGATCTGGAATCACTGTTTCACCGGAGTGAGGCTGAGCTGGCCACAGCCCTCAGTGACAAGCAGGGCCTGGAGACAGAGGTGGCAGAGCTTCGAGCACAGCTGGCCAAG GCAGAAGATGGTCATGCTGTGGCCAAGAAGCAGTTGGAGAAGGAGACGCTGATGCGTGTGGACCTGGAGAACCGATGCCAGAGCCTGCAGGAGGAGCTGGCTTTCAGCAAGAGTGTGTTTGAGGAG GAGGTACGGGAGACCCGACGGAGGCACGAGCGGCGCTTGGTGGAGGTGGACAGCAGCCGGCAACAGGAATATGACTTCAAGATGGCTCAGGCCCTGGAGGACCTGCGCAGTCAGCACGATGAGCAAGTGCGCCTGTACCGGGTAGAACTGGAGCAGACCTACCAGGCCAAG CTGGACAACGCCAAGCTGCTCTCGGACCAGAATGACAAGGCAGCCCATGCAGCCCGCGAGGAGCTCAAGGAGGCCCGCATGCGCGTGGAGTCCCTCAGCTACCAGCTTTTAGGCCTCCAAAAGCAG GCCAGTGCTGCAGAGAACCACATCCATGAGCTGGAGGAGGCCTTGGCTGGGGAGCGTGACAAGTTCCGCAAGATGCTGGACGCTAAGGAACAGGAGATGACGGAGGTGCGGGACGCCATGCAGCAGCAGCTGGCAGAGTACCAAGAGCTGCTGGACATTAAGCTGGCCCTGGACATGGAGATAAGCGCCTACCGCAAGCTGCTGGAGGGCGAGGAGGAGAG GCTGAAGCTGTCTCCCAGCCCTTCATCACGGATCACCATCTCTCGGGCCACAtcgagcagcagcagcagcagcggggTTGGCATGTCTGTGGGCCAGGGCCGGGGCAAGCGCCGGCGGCTGGAGACTGAGGACACCTCAGGCTCACCCAGCAGGGCTTCCAGAGTGAGCAGCGGCTCCCGCCTGGCTCAGCAGACTGTGGCCACGGGTGTTGTGAACATCGACGAGGTGGACCCAGAGGGCAGGTTCGTGCGCCTTAAGAACTCTTCAGACAAG GACCAGTCTTTGGGGAACTGGAGGATCAAGAGACAGGTTCTGGAGGGTGAGGACATTGCCTACAAGTTCACACCCAAGTATGTCCTGCGGGCCGGCCAGACTGTCACG GTGTGGGCAGCTGGCGCAGGGGCTACCCACAGTCCCCCATCAACCCTTGTGTGGAAAAGCCAGACCAACTGGGGCCCTGGGGAGAGCTTCCGCACTGCCCTGGTCAGTGCCGACGGTGAG GAGGTGGCCGTGAAGGCTGCAAAGCACTCATCTGTCCAGGGGAGGGAGAacggggaagaggaggaagaggaagaggcagaattCGGTGAAGAGGACCTCTTCCACCAGCAG GGGGACCCAAGGACTACCTCAAGGGGCTGCCGACTGATGTGA
- the Gadd45b gene encoding growth arrest and DNA damage-inducible protein GADD45 beta — protein MTLEELVASDNAVQKMQAVTAAVEQLLVAAQRQDRLTVGVYEAAKLMNVDPDSVVLCLLAIDEEEEDDIALQIHFTLIQSFCCDNDIDIVRVSGMQRLAQLLGEPAETLGTTEARDLHCLLVTNCHTDSWKSQGLVEVASYCEESRGNNQWVPYISLEER, from the exons ATGACCCTGGAAGAGCTGGTGGCGAGCGACAACGCGGTTCAGAA GATGCAGGCGGTGACTGCCGCGGTGGAGCAGCTGCTGGTGGCCGCGCAGCGTCAGGATCGCCTCACCGTGGGGGTGTACGAGGCGGCCAAACTGATGAATGT GGACCCCGACAGCGTGGTCTTGTGCCTCCTGGCCATAgacgaagaagaggaggatgataTCGCTCTGCAGATTCACTTCACCCTGATCCAGTCGTTCTGCTGCGACAATGACATTGACATCGTCCGGGTATCAGGCATGCAGAGGCTGGCGCAGCTCCTGGGGGAGCCGGCGGAGACATTGGGCACAACCGAAGCCCGAGACCTGCACTGCCTCCTGGTCACG AACTGTCATACAGATTCCTGGAAAAGCCAAGGCTTGGTGGAGGTGGCCAGTTACTGTGAAGAGAGCAGAGGCAATAACCAATGGGTCCCCTATATCTCTCTAGAGGAACGCTGA